A DNA window from Actinomadura coerulea contains the following coding sequences:
- a CDS encoding AMP-binding protein, which translates to MTPTSANYRDRGWWRDETFADDLRRHVRERPGKAAVVTRRQSDGRTHRLDYERLAAAADRCAGALVELGLRPGDVFAAQLTDRWELAAITLGCIRAGVVYCPLMKTYRRRELDVMLRVTEARVLVTMREDNGDRLGELGADLAAELPSLERVFVADGQGPEGTEEFESFFFGTAWEERHGHLLDERELGPDDPYLVLFTSGTTSDPKGVLHSQNTLYAAIRGEAETFGLDETLVMYTTALYTHYTGVVQGMLMPLALGGTMAFQDAKDPGDALDLMARHGVTFFYCAPFYLLSLIKEQRSAPRALPALKWLVSGSAPIPPYFIGETASVFGLRLHSLWGMTENGPVTITRPDDPEDWAAHSDGSPIADMELRIDPVSDRTGGEGVLWVRGPTQCLGYYRRDELYAADLDEDGWFDTGDLARPDGRGGIRITGRAKDMILRNANIAPVADLESIIGRHPGVRDVAVIGLPDEHEDETICAVVAPVSASSPVTLEELQSSLDEAGMTKAYWPRRLELLEVLPTTATGKIRKEDLRRRYARPEGTRR; encoded by the coding sequence ATGACCCCGACCTCTGCGAACTACCGTGACCGCGGCTGGTGGCGGGACGAGACCTTTGCCGACGACCTCCGGCGGCACGTGCGCGAAAGGCCGGGAAAGGCGGCGGTGGTCACCAGGCGCCAGTCCGACGGGCGGACGCACCGGCTCGACTACGAGCGGCTCGCCGCCGCCGCCGACAGGTGCGCCGGCGCCCTGGTCGAGCTCGGGCTGCGTCCCGGGGACGTGTTCGCGGCCCAGCTCACCGACCGGTGGGAACTCGCCGCGATCACGCTCGGCTGCATCCGGGCCGGGGTCGTGTACTGCCCCCTCATGAAGACCTACCGGCGCCGCGAGCTCGACGTCATGCTGCGCGTCACCGAGGCGCGGGTCCTCGTCACCATGCGGGAGGACAACGGCGACCGGCTGGGCGAACTGGGCGCCGACCTGGCCGCGGAACTGCCGTCCCTGGAGCGCGTGTTCGTCGCGGACGGCCAAGGGCCGGAAGGCACCGAGGAATTCGAGTCGTTCTTCTTCGGAACCGCCTGGGAGGAACGGCACGGCCATCTGCTGGACGAGCGGGAACTCGGCCCCGACGACCCGTATCTGGTGCTGTTCACCTCGGGTACGACGAGCGATCCCAAAGGGGTCCTGCACAGCCAGAACACGCTTTACGCCGCCATTCGCGGGGAGGCGGAGACCTTCGGCCTCGACGAGACGCTCGTCATGTACACCACCGCCCTCTACACGCATTACACCGGTGTCGTGCAGGGCATGCTGATGCCGCTGGCCCTGGGCGGCACCATGGCGTTCCAGGACGCCAAGGACCCCGGCGACGCCCTCGATCTCATGGCCCGGCACGGAGTCACGTTCTTCTACTGCGCACCCTTCTACCTGCTGAGCCTGATCAAGGAGCAGCGGTCCGCGCCGCGCGCGCTGCCCGCACTGAAGTGGCTGGTCAGCGGCTCGGCGCCGATCCCCCCGTACTTCATCGGCGAGACCGCGAGCGTCTTCGGGCTCCGGCTGCACTCGCTGTGGGGCATGACCGAGAACGGCCCGGTTACGATCACCCGTCCGGACGACCCGGAGGACTGGGCCGCCCACAGCGACGGGAGCCCCATCGCGGACATGGAGCTGCGGATCGACCCCGTGTCGGACCGGACCGGGGGCGAGGGCGTGCTGTGGGTGCGGGGGCCGACCCAGTGTCTCGGCTACTACCGGCGGGACGAGCTGTACGCGGCCGACCTCGACGAGGACGGGTGGTTCGACACCGGCGACCTGGCCCGGCCGGACGGCCGCGGCGGCATCCGGATCACTGGCCGGGCCAAGGACATGATCCTGCGCAACGCGAACATCGCGCCGGTCGCCGACCTGGAGTCGATCATCGGCCGGCATCCCGGCGTGCGCGACGTCGCGGTCATCGGCCTCCCCGACGAGCACGAGGACGAGACGATCTGCGCCGTGGTGGCGCCGGTCTCCGCGTCCTCGCCCGTCACGCTCGAGGAGCTGCAGAGCTCGCTGGACGAAGCCGGGATGACCAAGGCGTACTGGCCCCGGCGGCTGGAACTCCTGGAGGTCCTGCCCACGACCGCGACGGGGAAGATCCGGAAAGAGGACCTGCGCCGGCGCTACGCGCGACCGGAGGGCACGCGGCGGTGA